In Populus trichocarpa isolate Nisqually-1 chromosome 7, P.trichocarpa_v4.1, whole genome shotgun sequence, the following proteins share a genomic window:
- the LOC7466742 gene encoding uncharacterized protein LOC7466742, whose translation MPPSITHFFVKKERKKIMDREQEELQFLGFFGIFKESFKIILTWRKIFSKITLALILPLSFIFLAHMQISQMIFFKILDNQDTLDFTQSGTPKHDKLSDTISAEWTAFWLFKFAYFTFLLIFSLLSTSAVVYTIACIYTAKPITFKKIMSVVPKVWKRLMVTFIWSFAVVVLYNIVSIVVLIILSFTLINHVPAAGFRILFLVVLVILYSAGLLYITIVWHLASVISVLEDFYGIKAMMKSRELIKGKMGIAVAIFIVVGICFVGIQFLFETFVVLEWTMEIRIGMGLLCLLLLFKVILFGLVIQTVLYFVCKSYHHENIDKSSLSDHLEVYLGEYIPLKSKDVQMEQFEA comes from the coding sequence ATGCCTCCCTCCATCACCCATTTCTTTGTGaagaaggagaggaaaaaaatcatggacAGAGAACAAGAGGAGCTCCAGTTTCTTGGGTTCTTTGGCATCTTCAAAGAATCCTTCAAGATCATCTTGACATGGAGAAAAATCTTCAGCAAGATAACCCTAGCTCTCATCCTTCCACTATCCTTCATCTTCCTAGCTCATATGCAAATATCCCAAATGATTTTCTTCAAGATCCTTGACAATCAAGATACCTTAGACTTCACCCAATCTGGCACGCCAAAACATGATAAACTCTCTGATACCATCTCCGCGGAATGGACTGCCTTCTGGCTCTTCAAGTTTGCATACTTCACTTTCCTTCTAATCTTTTCCCTTCTTTCCACATCTGCAGTTGTTTATACCATAGCTTGCATATACACTGCCAAGCCAATCACCTTCAAGAAGATCATGAGTGTTGTGCCAAAGGTCTGGAAGAGACTCATGGTCACCTTTATATGGAGTTTTGCTGTTGTTGTGCTCTATAACATTGTTTCCATAGTGGTTTTGATCATTTTGTCTTTTACACTTATCAACCATGTACCTGCAGCTGGCTTCAGGATCTTGTTTCTCGTTGTTCTTGTTATCTTATATTCTGCGGGGTTACTGTATATCACCATAGTTTGGCATCTGGCGAGTGTGATTTCTGTTTTAGAAGACTTTTATGGGATTAAAGCCATGATGAAGAGCAGGGAATTGATAAAAGGCAAGATGGGAATTGCAGTTGCTATTTTTATTGTGGTTGGAATATGTTTTGTCGGAATTCAATTCCTGTTCGAGACTTTTGTGGTTCTTGAGTGGACAATGGAAATCAGAATTGGAATGGGATTACTTTGCTTGTTATTGCTGTTTAAGGTGATTCTCTTCGGCCTTGTCATCCAAACAGTTCTCTACTTTGTCTGCAAATCCTATCACCatgagaatattgacaagtccTCCTTGTCAGACCACCTTGAAGTTTATCTTGGGGAATATATCCCTCTCAAGTCCAAGGATGTCCAGATGGAGCAGTTTGAAGCCTAG